The region tttcatatatatatattCAACCCTTCAACATTTTTGTTAGGGAAAGCCTCTTAAAAAGTTCTTCACATTAAATAAAATTTCAACACTTGATTTCAAACTACATGCCACACTATTCCTTAATTATTGAATCTTAATTTGCCATAGTCTTTTGTATCTTTCAATTTTAATGAAAAATGGTGATAATTAACACATAGCATCTTATCATAAAACATCTTATTGATGAAATCATATCATCAAATCCATTGTTTATAGAATCTCCTATTTACCCAGTACAAGAGGCATAAAGGTAAATGGTCAATTAGCTTTAATGAGTTATGCTTTGATGAGTAACTAGAAAGGACATTAAAGCACCAACCAACAACAAATAAACCCAATAACATAGCATCATATAACATATTATTGAGGAAACCAAATCCAATGTTTATAGAAAATGTCTTTCCTAATATGAAATAACCAATTAGAAGTAGATATTCAATTATTGTTAAGTATGAAATGATTTTTTTATGACAGATTATTCAGAATTGTGCATGCTCCTATCTTCCTTAGTTGTTTTGCATCTGATAGAAGACACATGAAAGGTTCTGATGGACATTGGATTGAAGAGCCTCCTCCACATGAACCCATAGTTGCTCAAGGTAATGACTTTGGAATAATTATTATGAAACAATGAACTTGTTTTTCTTTGAATAAACAAACCATTATGTCATATGTTGTGATAGAATGATATACGTGTGAGTGGAAAAAGTTACTGTCCCAAAATAACTTACTCATTTGTAAAATAAGATTTTttccaaaatgagtgatctttttcAATACTACTATTACTTAGTAAATGATTTGGTTGGATCTTTTCTTCACGTGGCTATGATGACGACGACGACGATGAACCTCTAGACTACGGTCGTTGTCTACCGAATTCGGTAGTAGGAGGTGTACCTGCAAATACTCAGCAGAAGCTGTGAGTATAAGGTTTTGAATTTTCGAATAGTGTGAAAATAAGTCTGAATCATTCGTTAGATTTTATAGGAGCAGTCTAGGGTTTAAAGGATGTAGAACCTTTCTTAATGACACCTGTCTCAGAGGACAAATGTCAGAGTATCTTGTAAACTGTCATCTGACGACCTTTAAGGTTTGGTAAGCCCTGATCAGGTGTGCCTCTAGGGCGTGTCCTTCCTCTGGTCAACTTTCCTTCCTAAAATTTGGGCGATCCAATACCATGTAGATTGGGCCTTGACCCACAGTACAGTTGACCCCAAGCCTTATTTGACTAGGTCAAATTAGGCCTTGTCATTGACTTGGCGTCCCTTAGCAGATACATGGACACGACCGGTCCTCAGAGTTTGTTAGATGACTGAGTTTACAGGATCCTCTGACATTTGGAGCTTGAGTAACAGTCTCCACATACTCTTCACCCCTTAGGATTTGTAGGGCTTTTGAGGACCACATTTCTTTATCAACAAAGGCCGCTTTGTTGAAAGAATGGGCGAACTCCTTAATAATGTCAGCGTAGATTCGATCATACTCAGGAAAATCTGTATCCTCATAAATCATCCTTCTCTGGCACAAACAAATGTGGTCTCCTGACCAGCACTGCGGGAACCTCGACTTGCAAGTGCATGACAACGTCCCTGCAACGTAGTCTGAACACAGACTACCTTATGGGCCACGGCAATCAATGTATTTGGAATCCTCGAGGGAGTCAGTGAAACCTTCAATGACTGTTCAAAGGAAACCAAGCCCTGGGGATCCTCGGACCTATCAAACTCCCAGACCGGAAGGAAAATGTTGAAGAAGACGTGCCAAGATCTCGAGGTATGCACAAAAGGCCCAAAAAACTAGGGTGCAACTAAGAAGCCGCGAGAGGAAGTTGTTTCAAAAGTCTCTTTGTTTGAATTTCACGAGGGGTAGGCGATACCCCATCTCCCAAAAGACAACACCGTGCATTGGAAATGAACAATTAAAGTACCGACTTTTTATACAGTCACCAGTTGTTTGAATGTCTACAACCATGTCAACAGTGCAGTGTTCCCCACGTCCAAGAAGGGTCTTGGACGGTACGGGTACTGTCCATCTGGCTCAGAATAGGGTGGCATCATCACAACTTGTACAGACCAAAACAACCAAAGAACAACCAATATATCAAGAACTAAGGTCGTGCCACCACCCATTCAGGCAGAAGCAGCCAGCGGATGTTTAGTTCAATAACTCCAGAACGCGCACAATGGAAATCAACAATGAGGGGTAGCCACGAATAGTAAATCTCAAGGGTCACAGAAAGAAAAACTTACCAGTTGGGAAAAAATTAAAGATGAAAAAGGATGATAACTTGCTGAACAGAGTTGTTCTCCACACTTCCATTATTAAAGGTTCATTATTTTGAAGCTATCAATTTTTTCCAGGTTATTTATACTTATTACTTAGGTTTAGCTTCTAGGTTCTAACATAGGTAAGGTCAAGCAGTTACAATTAGCACTGCTACAAGTAACACATTGCTATATTAACAGGATGAGCCATATGATGTTTGATGTTATTGAAGTTTTATTCTCATAGTATCTTCATCTATGCAGATGGAACCGAGCACAACCTGAACGAATACTTTAACATATCCGGTTCAGATGCTATCACGGATATTAAAACCAGTTCAGTCAAAGATGCAGTGTTCACCCAGAAACACGGTATCGTGATAAAGGAAAATCAGCTTGAAGAATTATTTTCTCATATATCTTTACAATAGCAGCACGATTCAAATTAGATATATCATattattgatctgggtttgttcATGTTCTGATGTTCAGCTATCATCTTTTAATTTAAAGATGCTTGATTAAATACTGTTGCATTAAATTGGAAAGGTAATACTACTCTCACCCTATTAAAATTgtaaataaaaatatttgaaagACCATTAAGGCAAGTACATCTAACCTAATTACTACTCCCGCCATTCCATTCACGTTTGCAATTATATATTTTTAACTTAAAGTAAATAGCTTTGAGATAATGTAACATCATTCATTTTTATGTGTAATTTTTATTTGCTGTCAAAGTAAAAAGGTTTATTATTTGCTCATTACAAATaatcatttatgttttcagaagtaattataataaaaatcaaatatttttaaaaaattattcaCATTGATAATGGATAACAAATATACTAAAATGTAATTATCATATGCATTATTTTAAAGTTAATTGTACTCCACTGATTTTAAAATAGAGAAAATTTTTAGGTtgtcaattttttttaaaaaattgtttatTTATAAATATCAATAGTTTACTTATATTAATTGAATGGTCGTGATTGACTCAATAATGAAGTCATGGTGCACATGATTAATCGAATGGTCATGATTAATCGAATGGTCGAGATTGACTCAGTTATCATGACTTTGTTCGAATCCTATGAGTGGTAAGCAATTCAAATCTCTTGAGCATGTCATCATGGTTTAATCACTCACTTAGGCGTATgtaaatttcattatttttgagGTCAATCCTCATGCAGTTGTGTGAAAAACATACActtgaaaataaaatatactTGGGTGTTtaaaaccaaaccaacccaatagaaaacccCAAACCAAACCAAAACCGCAAAAAATCGCATTTGGTTCGGATCCGTTTGGGTCATTCTCTAacaaaaccgcacggtttggtttggtttgcggtttgtatttttcaaaccgaactaaaccaaaccaaaccgcattatgttacaactcAAACTTCAATTATCCCTCATCCAACCCAAAACTCAAACTTAGTATGCCTTAATCTTACAATTAAAAATGATTTTCTCTTACTCTCACTTAGGatttcaatttcaaccttcttaaatctctccCAGTAGTATCgcacattcttctcatcttctttacCATGTACGTTTCGCTTTTTTTACTCTAATATttcatctcttatgttctttcttttttatcttttatgttactattttctctttcAATTACGTTTTTATCGCACATTTCTTCTCAATCCCGCATCTCatatgttctttttttcatcttctctaatctctcatctcatatgtttttttatgttttattataatgtctttgatattattttattctactattatatatatatatatatatatatatatatatatatatatatatatatatattttattccatttttgtcTAATATAATTTTGTGTATATTGAATGCGAAGTTTTTGTTTAAATATGAtaagtttatatatatatatatatatatattatattatatatatatatatatatatatataatatatatatatatatatatatataatatatatatatatatatatatatatatatataatatatatatatatatatatttttattccatttttgtcTAATATAATTTTGTGTATATTGAATGCGAAGTTTTTGTTTAAATATGATAAGTTTTtatgttatttagtaatgtatgaatgactaaatacAAAGTTACGTTGTTatctataggtgtatgtatgactcaataaaaatattataaaaaaccgaaccaaccgaaccaatccaaacaacattggtttgatttggttttatttctaaaagtcaaccgaaccaaaccgaaccgcatgcttttttctcttgcggttcggatgacttttatcgtcaaaaccgcccaaaccgcaccgcgaacacccctacTTAAAGCGGCTTTGGCCCTCGAAAACTAAAGGAGTAATTGGTTATAGTTTCACTCTATTTATACTTCCTCCGTTCTTTTTTAAGTGTtattttttgactttttgcaCATACCAAGAAAgttaatcattattgttactttttaaaCAATAATTCTCTTTTTACCTATAATATCCTTAATTATatattacattcattttactttttctctctctatAATAATTAcataggggtaattttgacaaacATACATTTAATACTATcttgaactttgcaagtgacacttaaaaagaaataaaaaattatcaagaaagtgacacttaaaaaggaacggagggagtaattTACTATCATTACTCTTTTGCTTAAtcaattttgttttttttcttttcatttttattacATTTTAAAAACAAATGCACGTAACACACTCATACCCATGCGATCGTACGGATATCCAAACCAGAATCTGTATGAATGCACGAGTTATTACAATttttatataattaaaaaaaataaaaataaaaatattttaaataatatatgAATCCAAACACATGTAAAATATATTTATGTTACTAATATTTTTTTacaattaaaataatatttgtaAATACTATGTTATTAGTTTATATTTATAAAACTAAATAATTacataaatatttttataaataatgtcaaaataaaattaatatttacATACGAAAAAATATACGGTTGATCCAAATATTTGTATATATGAAAAAACTATATTTATACTctaaatataaataaaaatatgttttttttttaaaaataataaacttTCTTGgttaaataattttatttttatattttttacATTCTTATTATATTTTAATAGCAAATGTGCGTAACACATCAATCTTCGTGCGAACGCACGGATATTCAGACCAGAATCCGTGCACGAGTTATTACATTTTTTGaacaattgaaaaaaataaaaataaatatatttaaaataatgtATGAATCCTAACACGGaaaaaatttgttgttttaaaattatttatattagtaatatttttattttaaaattatttttaatttaaaatacAATATTTTTAAAGATAATATATAGAAAACTGAGCTACatattattaatataattatttcACTAATGGAAAATGTTATTCTTAAATTAATAAGTGAATCTTATATTTTTTGTTATAAACGAGAATAAATTGTCTTTtgatttaaatatttttatatatggaAAAATTATATTTGTGATCcatatatataaattaaaacatatatttttttaaaataataaattattttgataaaacaatttttttattcttattatattttaaaaacaTATAGGCCTAATACACCATAAAAAACTTTGTTTTACATTCTCAGATAAAAAAGATAAATGACTTATTCAATCATGGCTCAACATTTCCAAAACTCCAGTCATAAGAGTTGACCAAAAGGCATATTGCTTTTGGGGTAGAATCAAATAAGGGTATGACAAAGCTTGAAGAAATGGAACAGTCTACCCTTAAATCTCGATGGCATTTATTGAATAAACATTACTAATGGTTTTGTGGCAGCTATGAATTGTTTGTTGCTGTAACGAGAAACCGACGTTATGGATGATACACACAAGCTTTTTGTATTATTAGATCAACATTTCACATTGCAGCACACATGAAGATTTTTTAAGGACGGACCTAAATAGAAGGGACAAAGGATGAACAATTCTTCCAAGAGATCAAAGGCAACATCTATTAGAATATACTCATCAACCTCTAATATAAAAAGTTGCATCGATTGTTCATGATACAATAGTGCAACTCAAATTGATCACCAATGGGACAAAAGGCGGCGAAAAGGAGGGCAAggaaaaatgaattttttttttaaatatccagaaatttcaaaaaaatttcaaaaatatccaatttttcaaaataattacacAAATGGCCAAAATTGGCCATTTTTTACACTTAGGCGCCACCCTAggtggcgcctacccttaatgggtagggcaagtcgccactaggggtggcgcctatgcccaatccattttttttttttttttttttttttttttaatgttttttttttttttttaatttttttttatttataaatttatgttttttattaagtatattaatttatgttcacacatatatataaataaatttttttatttatatatatatatatatatatatatatatatatatatattaatttatatatatatattaatttttatatatatatattaatataatttataagtaattaatattatttgaaaatttttggaaaaaaaattaatttatatgtataaagatatgatagacaatatttttaaagataaagataaagatataaagataataaacagaaaatatttttatttaaataatagacaaggcaaatattacaaagatatgattaatcacatatgatgcggtcccttgtacgatccgcacgggggaggtctagttactcgcctagacggttcacgtggtggtggtgcttccctattacctCCCCTTGCCCTAACGCGCCCCCTTGCCGCTTGCCGTTGTGGTTCGGTggaagtcccttcagtgctgtaggaaagacgggtcccctctgcgccctcgaagctttgtctcggtgggacaaactgactactgctgggtgcgccctcgaattgtggtctttggtagtttagggttgaatcgggttggccaaagtgcaatgtttgttgtggtgtgtagtagtcctgttggtagtcctcttgtatacccgtgtcggggctaggtggaggactggaagagcttgGGAAATTGTCGTGttggaagtgttgggattggtggaagtatggggattgatattgtggtaggtgttgggactgttgatggtggtgggaatgttgagtttgttgttggtagtcttcatggtattgggattgagtttgtggtatgtattgttgatttggttggggggtggacatgtgttgtggttgttgttgttggtaatatggtggtggtggttgttgttggtaataaggaggtggtggttgttgttggtaaaatggttgtggtggttgttgttggtaataaggtggtggttgttgttgttgggaatactgtggtggttgttgttgttggaaatatggctgttgcatccggggatcgtccaaatagaacgggtcagacacaatcatttctggattggtatttgctctataccattccacatattcccttgtcggcttcatttcgttgggcgccaccggaaattgtagaacatagtgggcacggtctttccacatttttcgaaagtccttagcaaattccttccaattttgggcataccactggtggctgactttttttagatgccaaggttccatggacattggggggcctgggatgtcttgatgcattccgaattgaagcttgacacggtcactttggtgcatctccacagtggtgaaccgcattatggccgtttttgctgtccaaacagctgcatcttcggggttgggttgatgttccaatcccaaatatggcctccaaataaactgcaaagaaaaaagtaaatatgttatttatcgagaATGCATGACATTAAAAAATCAGTTAGAAGttgagtgatttagtggtaatacatcctgtgctcggagacgatccaacagttgacgataaaatataattttatttttgggggtaagactgtaatccagaccggttgtaatgaacctaaacaaaaaaagataaataatattagttacaaatacgtatagaataaatatatacaaaatgaaataagatcataaatttacctagttgcgtaggggaaggagtagtcattaggattttctggggctagcctcggcaatctccaccacccccatgtttgaagcaaaaaagcacatccggaaaatgtacagtgctcattttgtgcatttttacacaaagagctatataggaatgctaacactgcagaaccccaactatatgtgcttattctatcaatgtccccgagcaaactcaagtacataaaatttatgctatttcccgtcccttcgggaaatagcaagttcccaaacaatagcataatgtaaacccgggtttttatgactttttcttgttcggaggattcctcagtcaaagttatggagtcgtggtacaattgtaggctagataatttaataccctgaccccttgctttggcagacccctcaccctcgaccagatctacccccaacatttgaacacatatttggttaggctgttgaacatttccggtgacaggcttaccatctattctaagacctaaaagcatgtacacgtcctctaatgtgacggtacattcaccagttggtaggtgaaaggtgtgtgtctcaggtctccaacgttcacacagagccaaaatgaatttggcatcaatggtggcatttacgacatgcattacatgaccgaaacccgcacgctctatgtaaggtacgcaccatgggtctggataaggcagggtgtgaacgttgacgaaatttcttgggatcctttaaaaacaaacaatataaaaaattattatattggacttttaaaaaactaattacaaacatacgaaagaggcaatgttcaagaagAACTTACaaatgaggcaatgtttgccctagttcctctgtgttcttggcccatggtaagaagcgacatgactgcaatgtaggaagaagcttggtggatgagaagtttcgcctgagttctctgaataaaagtgttagtggtagatgaaaacttgcaagaatgaccctctatttatactcTTTTTCAAGTAAactgaatatgcaaaaatgtgacaagtttaaggcatgcgtggtagtgttggcatgcattggtggaatctgatgatgcagaaacgtgacaagtgtgaggcatgcgtgggaatcttgcagaataggtgcagactacgtggcagtgttggcatgcataggtgcagactaggtgggagtggtcatgtcttggggaagacttggtggaatctgatgatgcagaaacgtgacaagtgtgaggcatgcgtgggaatcttgcagaataggtgcagactacgtggcagtgttggcatgcataggtgcagactaggtgggagtggtcatgtcttggggaagacttggtggaatctgatgatgcagaaacgtgacaagtgtgaggcatgcgtgggaatcttgcagaataggtgtCACACTGTACAGGTCAGATGAGAAGTTAAGTGTCACAGAGATAGTAGAATCCAATTTTAGCTTTGATATCCCCCAAAAATTTATTTAAcggttgaaatttgactttcaAATATTCATTATTGTGGTGTACGCGTGCACTTTCAAATATTTatcaaaaagaaaacaaataattatattgtaattaaattattttatgttttattacAACTTTAAATTGAATACTTCATTTAGTTACGCCATACTAATTGGCGTATATGTGTTATAAAAGTACAAAAAGTCCAAAACACctg is a window of Lathyrus oleraceus cultivar Zhongwan6 chromosome 6, CAAS_Psat_ZW6_1.0, whole genome shotgun sequence DNA encoding:
- the LOC127094853 gene encoding serine/threonine-protein phosphatase 7 long form homolog; protein product: MHVVNATIDAKFILALCERWRPETHTFHLPTGECTVTLEDVYMLLGLRIDGKPVTGNVQQPNQICVQMLGVDLVEGEGSAKARGQGIKLSSLQLYHDSITLTEESSEQEKVIKTRVYIMLLFGNLLFPEGTGNSINFMYLSLLGDIDRISTYSWGSAVLAFLYSSLCKNAQNEHCTFSGCAFLLQTWGWWRLPRLAPENPNDYSFPYATRFITTGLDYSLTPKNKIIFYRQLLDRLRAQDFIWRPYLGLEHQPNPEDAAVWTAKTAIMRFTTVEMHQSDRVKLQFGMHQDIPGPPMSMEPWHLKKVSHQWYAQNWKEFAKDFRKMWKDRAHYVLQFPVAPNEMKPTREYVEWYRANTNPEMIVSDPFYLDDPRMQQPYFQQQQPPQYSQQQQPPPYYQQQPPQPFYQQQPPPPYYQQQPPPPYYQQQQPQHMSTPQPNQQYIPQTQSQYHEDYQQQTQHSHHHQQSQHLPQYQSPYFHQSQHFQHDNFPSSSSPPPSPDTGIQEDYQQDYYTPQQTLHFGQPDSTLNYQRPQFEGAPSSSQFVPPRQSFEGAEGTRLSYSTEGTSTEPQRQAARGRVRARGDSGLDIRTIAWV